In a single window of the Natronosalvus caseinilyticus genome:
- a CDS encoding MarR family winged helix-turn-helix transcriptional regulator has product MSETDGEDITDLPPSAKLVYKVLEYDGPLTQKQIVEESMLSARTVRYALERLSDIGTVDENIYFADARQSLYRITEPEPVAADGGSGEPASKDACCAE; this is encoded by the coding sequence ATGAGTGAGACTGACGGGGAGGACATCACGGATTTGCCACCGAGTGCGAAGCTGGTCTACAAAGTCCTCGAGTACGACGGTCCGTTGACCCAGAAACAGATCGTCGAGGAGTCGATGCTGTCGGCGCGCACGGTCAGGTACGCCCTCGAGCGCCTCAGCGACATCGGCACCGTCGACGAGAACATCTACTTCGCGGACGCGCGCCAGAGCCTCTACCGGATTACGGAGCCCGAACCGGTCGCGGCCGACGGCGGGAGCGGCGAGCCGGCGAGCAAGGACGCCTGCTGTGCGGAGTGA
- a CDS encoding DUF5305 domain-containing protein yields the protein MTNTPRLDLLIARSGRPILIALLVIGTIALLATGWVVANPSTTTTTQEVDHQTVSTQVGTEAVVVQDGLWEAGTVLEDNPAYVINASPELEIVAETAVPSDETSLEHEIVLRYAASRNDEVFWESERVLAAEEPTITDGQGVTRASVDVREVQDRREELRTRLDGVGTVDISLIIRTSYDTGTHVGEHAPSTPFVVTERSYYLEDHPEESDPNPVTQTVETTDPPSSALIGTLLILTVGSFGGAAFVNSRSDVDVDRARQAIHENRYAEWISRGSLPMWIGDEHVSLDTLEDVVDVAIDTNERVIHDRSRGLFAVVSDGVVYYYSDRGLWEETAWPDFDLEERPTPGDVISSGDGDGPATQTGDSGPKPPFEDLPDPEDDDAWNNL from the coding sequence GTGACGAACACGCCGCGACTCGACCTGCTGATCGCCAGATCCGGCCGGCCGATCCTGATTGCGTTGCTCGTGATCGGCACGATCGCCTTGCTCGCGACCGGCTGGGTCGTCGCGAACCCGTCGACGACGACGACCACCCAGGAAGTCGATCATCAGACGGTCTCGACGCAGGTCGGTACGGAAGCCGTAGTCGTCCAGGACGGCCTCTGGGAGGCCGGCACCGTGCTCGAGGACAACCCTGCGTACGTGATAAACGCCTCACCGGAACTCGAGATCGTCGCCGAGACGGCGGTCCCGAGCGACGAGACGAGTCTCGAGCACGAGATCGTCCTCAGGTACGCAGCCTCGCGCAACGACGAGGTGTTCTGGGAGTCAGAACGCGTGCTGGCGGCCGAGGAACCGACGATTACGGACGGGCAGGGCGTCACCAGAGCGTCGGTCGACGTCCGGGAGGTCCAGGACCGGCGTGAGGAACTCAGGACTCGCCTCGACGGGGTCGGTACGGTCGACATCTCGCTGATCATCCGTACGAGTTACGATACGGGGACGCACGTCGGCGAACACGCCCCGTCAACCCCGTTCGTCGTCACCGAACGGAGCTACTACCTCGAGGACCATCCCGAAGAGTCGGACCCGAACCCGGTCACCCAGACCGTCGAGACGACTGACCCACCTAGTTCCGCGCTGATCGGCACCCTCCTGATCCTCACGGTGGGGTCGTTCGGCGGGGCCGCGTTCGTCAACTCCCGCTCCGACGTCGATGTCGACCGGGCGCGCCAGGCGATTCACGAGAATCGCTACGCGGAGTGGATCTCACGGGGCTCGCTGCCGATGTGGATCGGCGACGAACACGTCTCGCTCGACACGCTCGAGGACGTCGTCGACGTCGCCATCGACACGAACGAGCGCGTGATCCACGACCGGAGTCGCGGCCTGTTTGCGGTCGTCAGCGACGGCGTCGTCTATTACTACAGCGACCGCGGGCTCTGGGAAGAGACGGCGTGGCCGGACTTCGACCTCGAGGAGCGGCCGACTCCGGGCGACGTGATCTCGTCCGGTGACGGCGACGGACCGGCGACTCAAACGGGCGATAGCGGACCGAAGCCGCCGTTCGAGGACTTGCCGGACCCCGAGGACGACGACGCCTGGAACAATTTGTAA
- a CDS encoding PH domain-containing protein: MLSDRQQFEPRLERADLEVPDIGFRFGIGAYVAAVLTAAVTTAAVLAGVTGTTVLALAPGTVTVGVIVGGVLAGRYRGLAERLGRRRWPSVPCSLPALPFVGLAFAPFVTDVGANVAGVAIVGAIGIVLAGLLVAAMATNRYVDAVTSDEPVVAWTWAKAGVLRRELVIGVGFLLVGLGSLYAGDLTFAVLWGAYGLFWLLAGYSSSLFDADSVSTPTLAVHEAGLVVDRGLTKRLLPWAAIAGVELTADELVIERDWRSLRCRRDAIDDSESVAATLEALRMER; encoded by the coding sequence GTGTTATCGGATCGACAGCAGTTCGAGCCCCGCCTCGAGCGAGCCGACCTCGAGGTTCCCGACATCGGCTTTCGGTTCGGAATCGGGGCGTACGTCGCCGCAGTGCTCACCGCCGCGGTGACGACAGCTGCCGTCCTCGCCGGCGTCACCGGCACGACCGTCCTCGCGCTCGCGCCCGGAACGGTCACCGTCGGCGTGATCGTCGGCGGCGTGCTCGCCGGCCGATATCGCGGGTTGGCCGAACGGCTCGGTCGCCGTCGTTGGCCTAGCGTGCCGTGTTCGCTTCCTGCCCTTCCGTTCGTCGGACTGGCGTTCGCGCCGTTCGTGACCGACGTCGGAGCGAACGTCGCTGGAGTCGCCATCGTGGGCGCGATCGGGATCGTGCTGGCGGGCCTCCTCGTCGCCGCAATGGCCACCAATCGCTACGTTGACGCGGTCACGAGCGACGAACCCGTCGTCGCCTGGACGTGGGCCAAAGCCGGCGTGCTCCGCCGGGAACTGGTCATCGGTGTCGGCTTCCTGCTCGTCGGCCTCGGCTCGTTGTACGCCGGCGACCTCACTTTCGCCGTTCTCTGGGGCGCCTACGGCCTGTTCTGGCTCCTCGCCGGCTACTCGAGTTCGCTCTTCGACGCCGATTCGGTGTCGACGCCCACCCTCGCCGTCCACGAGGCCGGCCTCGTCGTCGATCGCGGCCTCACGAAACGGCTGCTTCCGTGGGCAGCGATAGCTGGGGTCGAACTCACCGCCGACGAACTCGTGATCGAACGCGACTGGCGCTCGCTCCGGTGTCGTCGGGACGCGATCGACGATTCCGAATCGGTCGCCGCGACGCTCGAGGCGCTTCGCATGGAACGATAA
- a CDS encoding IMPACT family protein produces the protein MDAEAYRTVAEAATASFVVRGSEFLGHARPADDLESAEAFLENVREEYADATHNVPVYRVRVDADGRLREYASDDGEPSGSAGKPALNVLTQRDLENVAVVVTRYYGGTNLGVGGLVRAYSRAVKEAVDAAGVIEERPHEQVSITLEYDDSGTVRGILESEGLEFEAEYEADVRFEVRVPIAEADALRDRIRSATSGRARLE, from the coding sequence ATGGACGCCGAGGCCTACCGAACCGTCGCCGAGGCCGCGACCGCGAGCTTCGTCGTCCGGGGCTCGGAGTTTCTCGGACACGCTCGCCCCGCCGACGACCTCGAGTCGGCCGAGGCGTTCCTCGAGAACGTACGCGAGGAGTACGCCGACGCGACCCACAACGTCCCGGTCTACCGGGTCAGAGTCGACGCCGACGGGCGGCTCCGGGAGTACGCGAGCGACGACGGCGAGCCGAGCGGTTCCGCCGGCAAGCCCGCGCTGAACGTGCTCACCCAGCGCGACCTCGAGAACGTCGCGGTCGTCGTCACGCGCTACTACGGCGGGACGAACCTCGGCGTCGGCGGCCTGGTTCGGGCGTACTCCCGGGCGGTCAAGGAGGCGGTCGACGCCGCGGGCGTGATCGAGGAGCGGCCTCACGAACAGGTGTCGATCACCCTCGAGTACGACGATTCGGGAACCGTTCGTGGCATCTTAGAGAGCGAGGGGCTCGAGTTCGAGGCCGAGTACGAAGCGGACGTGCGGTTCGAGGTTCGGGTCCCGATCGCCGAGGCCGACGCTCTCCGTGACCGTATTCGCAGTGCGACGAGCGGGCGGGCGCGTCTCGAGTGA